In one Streptomyces marincola genomic region, the following are encoded:
- the rpmF gene encoding 50S ribosomal protein L32 produces MAVPKRKMSRSNTRHRRAQWKASTPDLVPVFLDGRRHLVPRNLVRAYERGLISPAD; encoded by the coding sequence ATGGCCGTCCCCAAGCGCAAGATGTCGCGCAGCAACACCCGCCACCGGCGCGCCCAGTGGAAGGCGAGCACCCCCGACCTGGTGCCCGTCTTCCTCGACGGCCGGCGCCACCTGGTGCCCCGCAACCTGGTCCGCGCCTACGAGCGCGGCCTGATCTCCCCGGCCGACTGA